Within Meles meles chromosome 19, mMelMel3.1 paternal haplotype, whole genome shotgun sequence, the genomic segment GCAGATTTCTTGCAAGATGCAGCTCACGGGGCGCCCGGGCTAGCACGGGGCACAGACAGACCCCCCCCAACTCGACTAGTGAGATCGAATCCACAGGCATGAGTAACCCATGTCCACAGCAGACCGGAAGGACAGGACTCCCACTGCTGGGAATGAGAAAAGCCCATTCTGCCTGGACACAAGGAACCGAGAGACAGCACGGAATGAGCAGACAAGCCCGACACGGTCAAAGCAGAAACGGAGAGGCCTGAGGACCCAGGACTCCGCTTACTGAGATGTGCTCGTCCTGCAACGCAAACAGCCCTCCCGTGAGCATGCACGCCCTTTCGCCCGATCAAACCCTCACCACGGCACCACAGTAACCGTCTGGTGGGCCAACACAGCGCCACGGCAAGGTGGTGTGCCGGACAAAGCGGGGAAGTCACTCACTGCCGAGCACAGCCTGCGTGGACAAGTCAGAGCCCGCTCACACCTGCATTAACCTGAACCGGCTTCCCAGAGCCAGCCCGCAGGCCTGGAACGGCTCCCAGCACGGAGGTGCCTGCCCCGCACACACGCGCCCTCAGTCCACTCCTGCACACCGGGCCCAATCCGGTCTCGGGCGGCTGCAGCAGAGACGCCAGACCTCGGCCCTCCGCACTCACCGTAGTACTTCTCCCAGATCAGGATGAGAGCGGTGAAGCCGAGGAAGAACATGGCGGCGCCCACGACCGTCTTCCACTCATTCGTGCTCCGGTTCATTTCGGCAAAGCTCTCGTTGAACTTCATGCGGTACACTGCGGAGAGAGCACACGCACTCGTGGGAACGAGGGCAGCCGCGCCCTCCTCCGCAGggctcccctccttctccccccggAGCCGGGGGACCACGCGCCGTGCCTGTGCTCACACATGCGAAAATGCACGGAGTCGGCTTCCGGcagaaaaacccacagtgaattcCTTCTTTAGATTACGGCACAGGATCTGCGTAATCCCCGAACTTCCACTCCCCTTTCCCCGCTGACAGCATTTTGCTGGGTTGATGTCCCATCAGTAAGCGCCAGAGGCCCCGGTCCTGCCGGGCAAGGCGGCAAGAAGCCACAGCCACCGGACCCCCAcctgcccgccccgccccggggaCCAGAGCCCCACGAGCACAGAGGGGCCTGGGCAGAGGCGCAGCCTGCCCACGGAGCCAGGGCCCCGCGGGAAACAGCACAGCGGGCCCCCGAGCACGCTGGTCTCCGGGCAGCACCCCCCAGCCCGCAGCCCAGAAACCAGTCAAAATGCTCTCCTGCGCTCTGCCGACCCTCCCGCTTCAATACCCACATTCAACTTTCTCATCCACGGAGAGGctgctccaggaagccttctccttctctttcaagGCCTTCTGGCCGGCAGAGAGGTTCCGCACGTGGGCCACATCGGGCAGGGGGTAGTCACGCCGGTCGACGTAACCCGGGAGAGCGTAGTCTTCACTCTTCACGACGCCTCCTACCAAAGAAGCGGGCGAACGGGTGAATGTTCCTACACGTTCAGTTACAAAGCAAGGCACATCCGCCCTGAAGACGTTCCCCCGGCGACCTGCAGCCGTGCTTCAAGCGGTCAGGGACAGTCGTGTGAAGGAGGGAGTGAGCAGGCCTGTCCCGCACGGCCCAGACGGCAGAACAAGGGGTAACAGCAGCCCTTCGTACAGCCAACACGCACCTGCCGGGGCAGCTGTCCACAGGGGCAGCACAGCCCACAGCTGATGGGACCACACAGAGGCCACCCAAGGGCTCCCAGGACACCCTATTGGACTCGAGTaaggcccttcttttttttttttttttttaaagatttatttgacagacacagatcacaagtaggc encodes:
- the LOC123931141 gene encoding cytochrome c oxidase subunit 4 isoform 1, mitochondrial; translated protein: MLATRVLSLIGKRAISTSVCVRAHGGVVKSEDYALPGYVDRRDYPLPDVAHVRNLSAGQKALKEKEKASWSSLSVDEKVELYRMKFNESFAEMNRSTNEWKTVVGAAMFFLGFTALILIWEKYYVYGPVPHTFEEDWVAKQTKRMLDMKVSPIEGFSAKWDYDKNEWKK